CGTTACCGTTATAAGTGACACCGGTGCTTTTCCAGAAACTTTTTTAATAGAATCGGTCATAAGACCTTTATAGGCCTTTAATAGGGCTAAATAATGAACTCATTAACATACCAATAAGTGGAAAGTGAACATACTTGATGAAATAatcaaaaacaaatatttataaatgataaATAAGTATTCACTGTGATCTGGTGGGTCACGTTACATTTTTAAAAGGTATACAAAGCAGAATTTACCCTCACTTCTTTGTCAATAAAAACAGCATAAGCGACTTCTAAAGTGACCATGATCATATATGAGTCGCCAGCCCTTCTGTTAACATGCAAACAAGGAACTTATTTACAGGTCATAACATGAGCAGAGGTTAACGCTAGATCACAGTGATTCATGTATCAGCAAATTACTTATTAATCAACGACAAATACGTTTTTAATGATTATTTCAGGATTAACTAAATGTTTGTACATGACATTTCTGGCTCAAAAAATTTGACCTCTGTGTTGTGATGTTGTCATTTAGGTTATCTTGATTTGATAGTAGTTTCATACTTCAtctcataaaaaaaaatgtctttcatttcttccCTTTTCCCAAATTTAAATGGCCTGCTCTTGACATTATGTAGGTATATTTTTACACATGCCAGTAAATTAACTGTACCTGAGTATAATTGCCACGAGGTgtcagtacttttacttgatcATGACACTCTTTCTATCCCTGTAAATGTATAGGTATAGTTTTCATCAATTATGTGAGAGGTCCAAGTAAGTTGGATGTCACAATATATAATAAGAAGTTAGATATCAAAAAGACAGTTACAGCTAAATGTACTCAATATATTTCTGGCGAGGGGATAGTCACAACCCGGCTATCAGCCTTTAACATCACTGGCATTTGGTCCTTTAAGCAGGAAGTATGGACTTTATCACGCCACTAGATGTCAGAATACTCTTTTAAAAAACAATCTTTTTAACTCGGATATTGCTCCACTGTTTTTTCTAATTCCACCTCTTGAGTTTTATAAGAAAATGCAGCTTGAGTCAAGGTTGTGTTATCTTAAGACACAAAACATCAGTTGAATGGACAtcatacataaaatatatattttttacaaagagtgatGTGCACAGATGATGTACAGTATAGGAGTTGTTAGGAACACAGTGTTCCTAACAACTCCTATACATCCTATCCAGTGTCAGAGACTTATCTTGCTATCAGTCAGAATGTAAGTCTGTAAATGTGAAAAAGGCATTTTGGGTATGCTGTTTCTGTGGGTGGAAATTGTTGGTTAATGTTTTCAAAAGTACCTCCTTTGGACCTTTTGTTTGTATACACTACAATGTAGAGAAACCTACCATCCAATGGAAATTCCATCCATTGCTGTATGATTCATGGCTATTATGTTTAAGTGTATATTTTACGACTTTGTGCTGTCGTTTTTTCACTTGCAAAGGTGGAGGCTTGCCTTTCTGCTTAACTGGTgggttttatttaaaatgaagAGAGCCATAGCAGCATATAGATTGTAATAAATGAATTTAGATTAAGTCTTGAAAACATTTACAGCTGTAACTTAATGGTAAAACTAATATTTAGAAGGTTCTAAGCTATTTGTATTTCATTTAAGATCATGTGCTCATGTTCATGGTGCAGACTGCAGAGGTACAGAAAGGCTCCAACAGTGAGACTGTAACTCCAGCCAGCAGAGTGTGGAGAGATGAACTTTTTTGTAATTAACACCACATGATCCTACGTCTCTATTTTCTTTTCCTCCCCTGCAAGGAGAATCTGATCGTATTCAATAAGTGAAAGTAATACGGCCAAAGTGAAGAGCAGACTGGTGCTGAATGGTTTAATCTAAAAGGGACTTGGCATGGGGCAAAACAGGGTAAGAGAGGAGGGACATGTTTCTCTTCTGCCGCCTATGTACAGACGAGTGGAAAATGGAGGCTGAGTTTTGCAACAGTTCAGCAGGATGAGTGGGGAGTGGCTCCAGAAATCCAACATGTTAAAACAGACAGCCATAGACACTCACATTGAGATACTTGAAGACTCTAATCAAGCAGATGTATAATTATGACTGCTGCTGCCAAGTTTAAAACTGGCTCTTTTTCACCTCTTAACTTTTCAAGAGAAAGAgttttaagaaaataaaagaaatcACTTTGTAACTGCAGTAGAACTACAGGAATAAACTACTGTGTTTGTTCTGTTCTGTTTTTTCATGTTCTTTGTGAGTTATATAATTGACTAAACTATACAACCATGACATCATTTGGTGGTTCCACACATATTGACAATAAATTAGCCTTAAATGAAGCATTTTCTTTGATAGTTTTATCACTGCTGATATTTGCAAAACTTCTtagatttagaaaaaaaaaactccTGGGCAAACAGGAAATGGAGACAAATTAcggacacacgcacacacacacacgcacacacacacacacagctatgaCTTCACACTCGCCACTTTGGGCTGGGTGCTGACTGTAACTTTCCATTCACTGACATATTTTCTCCAGAAGGCTTCACCGAGCAGCTCCTCAATGAAGAGCCTCgctttgccttgccttactcccACTGTTCACCattgcacacagacacacacacacacacacacacacacacacacacacacacacacacacacacacacacacacacacacacacacacacacacacacacacacacacacatttcaacaTGGGTAACATTTgctctataaaacacaaacataaacacTGTCTTGTCTTTATTATGGAAATACTCAGAGAAAGACATGGTAACACTATTTTGGTTGGAAAGGGGGAACATTTCCAGTGCATGAATCACTGCTGGTGTGGGTGTACaagcccctgtgtgtgtgtgtgtgtgtgtgtgtgtgtgtgtgtgtgtgtgtgtgtgtgtgtgtgtgtgtgtgtgtgtgtgtgtgtgtgtgtgtgtgtgtgtgtgtgtgtgtgtgtgtgtgtgtgtgtgtgtgtgtgtgtgtgtgtgtgtgtgtgtgtgtgtgtgtgtgtgtgtgtgtgtgtgtgtgagagtgtgtgtgagagtgtgtgtgtcttctcttTAAGAGGAGGCTTTCCCCTCAGTCTGAAACATTTTCACTTGGGACAGCCGGCAACACAGACGTGATCTCTCTTCATCCGGGGAACTTGAACTCTAAGGTAAGTACTGATTAAAGCCAATTGTTAGAGAAGGACAGTagcattttatttagatgatgatAATGCAAGGCACAATGGAAGAGTCAATAAATGGCATTATTGTTATAAATTCATTCATCATGTTGATTCAGGTTTCATCCTATTTATTTACTCTTTAGCCAGTACTTTAAGCATCCTCTGATTTGTCTGATCTTTCTCTCCAGCTACAGCCATGGCTCGTCTGGAACAGGTCATTACAAACATTGTTGACGTATTTCTGGAGtatgctgatgatgatgatggcaaAAAACCCCAGTTAAACATTGAAGAGTTGAAGAAGGTGTTGGAGCTAGAGATACAAAGCCCAGAGTTAAAGGTAAGAGACTTTAAACACCTACTTTTCATGACATGCtattcataaaataaaaatgatactGTAGACAACCATTCAGGTGGGCTGCTGTGCATTTCATGTTGTTATTTAACTGTTATGATGTGTCCTCCAGGATAAAATCAATGCAGATGACATCGGGGAGGCAATGGAGATGTTGGATAAAAACCACGATGGAGAGGTCAACTTCCGAGAGTtttgtcggtgtgtgtgtgtcctggccAGATGCTACTACCAGAAGAAGACAGGGAAGGGTGGCAAGAAAGTCAAGGGCAAAGAACCAGAAGCTGAACAAGAAGACTGAATATTACCTGCAAAACCTACAAATGTTTGTATAATATGcataatatatttacaaatGGCATCTAGGCCGCAGTATGTTTATGTTATGTGTGACACAACTGACCCTGAAAACAGATGCTGCTGCTATTAAGCTATTTGCACATCCATTATTTGCACATCCATTATAATATTTAGGTCACAATATGCATATCTTTTATGTGACACAACTGAACCTGAAAGCAGGTGTGGCTGGTATTAGCTTTGTGCACTTACATTATGAAACTCAAGCTTGTGTATTAAAGTTGCATGCAAAATGTGAGATTCACTGCCTTCATACCTAAGTCATATGTTTTCAAAGAAAGTTTCATTCCAGAAAATAAACTTCCATAAGTTAAGTGTGGtttgttgtgttttatttttgtattggtttataGCAATCACTGTACAAGTAGCTGATAGGTATCtgatgtcactgctgtggaaacaTGCATCGGATCATCAAACATTCAACAGACATCACCTGCTACAGTATGTTGCAGTGCACGCATCACTGTCAGTGCTTCATCAATATAAATGTTAGCTCTATTATTTCCAAAACTACTGACTTGGGTGCAATCAATGGGAGTGATGGGTGttcagactgtatatataaaggtgttCATACTACTTTTAATATCAAGATTGTTTGATTTTGCTTCATTTTATATGGATtttcttccactccacaaagcagcctgtcctcctataaaaaacgaccatataggtcgattgttcagcagctaaatacgacccagagacacgttttaaagtgtagcccctctagtggtcgtgtaagaaacaacatgctcctgtcaattgcaaacgctccggagggtcgtttattcacaaataatcctctctggaaaatcctaaattgtggaatagtttggccattaaaatgcttttttattagatttctagcgagaagtgtatattgtacttttataatccacgtccagtggatgtgtaggatctacagtttgatagatatacgaagatgatttgaggtctcgccaggagaacgtgacCTGTAGGCTATatgggcaacttccatgtaaagttagcgtgggtgaaaacagtatttccggtctcgaagttttcataataaaaccggaagtattccccacactgtcaaatgattacgcagtgatatctccattactcatccactaaaaaacatcagtgtatccttgttaattacacaatattgattggtttaaattgtgtacaatgcttttgtgtttttaaccttcgattcggagaaacaaattgttttttcggagtttagacactacagagtttccgaagaccctacactacccagactccccagctatcgtttgggactacaacatccgccttgctttacaaaccccgtgattagtcctcaagctctgtgattggatattggagtggcagtgcgacaaggttacgctgagcgtcacagctctttgaaatggaatggaaccacgccagactatccaaaactggacttggacgggtccagcccggccctcccccccagaattacacttgctcgctattgtgtgtttcgcaacatgttctatggcacgtctctactgggaaatgtagttttaaaagacgttttcgtatttcccacaattagaagttgccagtattaaactgtatacatccctggaggtttaggggacaagaaacacattggtgttatcaaatttaaaacatataattaatacatgggtgaaaattgcttgtgtccataatgggcagcattaataccacatgacagctggtcttatgtctgtgacccctcctgttgttaattgataagcctgaaatatgcacttgtcaaggttcagatgcacatttagcaaatatggcagtagccatcgatcatcttaagttaagatactttattgatcccaagttgggaaatgtttttgttacagcagcatgtactactttgttctactccactacaattcagaggttaacctggtatttttactctactacatttattttgttactttgcagattctgattaatgatgtgaaatataaacaacccttaaatcagactttagttacacctgagtaaaattcagccttatcagtttgtctgttttgcacatcctcctgttaatatctttggacgtcctgcactaaactgttttattgtagagatcactacagtatcttctagatattttccattctatatatttctatcattgaccccggctactcttaatatttaaatgttttcatcacatatttatatatcaaatatcttgtaagtcgctttggataaaagcgtcagctaaatgcaatgtaatgtaatgtaatgtaaaaatataacttattcaacaactacattcaataacgtgctttaaccactaggaggtgcggtttagaccagtagttaataaaacataataatatcgtacataatatgactattcactttattgtgagtttaaaacagaacggtaaaggaaaatacattttcagtctctcgatgtgaagcttatgcattgtaccatgaacctgtatagacctgtaacagtcaactgcatgaggagttggaaaggtagttcagaaaatcagtaatatctttaaaaactacaaaaaagtccctttctatcagctgtgcaccgttatggtgtaaatacagactatctactaattggatcaaatataaaagtcagccgaattagtgttgatactgcaaggagacgtattgtgtgaaaagaaatggaagatgttgtttaattgtttatatatttatggtccacgtcacgtattcagttttggcggcatctcttccagtttgtcaaaaggtcttctgatcagggctctataaatacatatctagggcagatatgtaatatttaatgcagccgaaccgtgtattacaatgccgttatgtgatgactttcaaagagaaaagcaagaacactcggaataaagtattattattacatatacacgttctcctgacgaaatctcaaatcatcttcgtaatatctatcaaactatagatcctacatatcgactggacgtggattctaaaagtacaatatatacttctcgctagaaatctaatcataaagcgttttaatggccaaactatcctacaatttaggattttacagagagggttatttgtgaataaacaaccctctgtaacgtttgcattcaacgggagcactcgaggccgacaattttcaaacgtaattataggtcgtattaagcgcttgaacaaacgacatatttggtcgtaataagggcttaaacaatcgacccatttggtcgtatgagttggaggacttgttgcacaAAGTGTTAACTCACTCCCATTCAGTTTATCAGCAACCACCCCATTGTATCTGTTCTAGTTTTTTCGCATAAGGCTCTTGTGATTGGCTGAAAGCGGTTTCCAAAATAATACCTGCTGCAGGCTATTCAATAGCATAGACAGTGTTTAACTTGGCTGTGGGAGAAGGTTGGGCAATTATGCAGCAACAGGTAATGCAGGTTTACCTTTAGTGTCCAACAGAGGGCAACAACACCCCAAAGCAAATCAAATATCAATAACTTTAACATGTTTTAATCATGAATTGATTGTAGCACCAttatttatttgcaaatgacaTTCAGCCCACAGTAGGTTAATGTTATGTGTGACATAACTGACCCTTAACACATGTGTGGCTTAAGCTAAATAAAACTCAAGCTTGTTATTGGTCCATGTTGAGTTTCAGATAACTTTTATTCTTGAAAATAAACTTCCAAAAATGTAGTTTGGTTTGTTGTAAAATCCTTTACAGTTTATGGAAATCACTGTATATGTAGTTGATAGATATAtaatgtcactgctgtggaaacaTGCATAGGATCATCAAACATTCAACAGACATCACCTGCTATGTTTTACGGTGCACATATCACTGTCAGTGCTTCCTCAATGGAAATGCTGTATCTGCTGTATTGTTTTCCAACACTACTGTCTGGAGTACCTCACAGGTTAAGGACTTCTTGTAGATCAGATTCCTTTTACGCCATAAAATGAGTTAAGAGTATATCTCTctgttttctctctttctctgtttgGATGTATTTGTGTCAATGAACATGAATCAAACCCAACATTTATCTTGTCAAATTCCAAAATTCCAAACCATAAATAAACAT
This genomic window from Pseudochaenichthys georgianus chromosome 16, fPseGeo1.2, whole genome shotgun sequence contains:
- the LOC117460659 gene encoding uncharacterized protein; amino-acid sequence: MTELENCMESLIKVFHRYSIEDGDAKTLSKKELKKLLENELPTFLKTQQNPKTVDFILKDLDQNKDDKLDFEEFLPLVVGLSMACEKCYMLHEKKKTKKSTAMARLEQVITNIVDVFLEYADDDDGKKPQLNIEELKKVLELEIQSPELKDKINADDIGEAMEMLDKNHDGEVNFREFCRCVCVLARCYYQKKTGKGGKKVKGKEPEAEQED